The sequence below is a genomic window from Montipora capricornis isolate CH-2021 chromosome 14, ASM3666992v2, whole genome shotgun sequence.
ttaagtgtaaTCTCGAGACTCATTTCTTTAGAATTGCTCatggataatttttttcataataAGAATAATTACTATTTCATGTAATGTCATTTGGTTTTCATCTTTATCATATCCTTATCTCcctattttactttttaaatttttagatttttttattcattattttttactttatattaTTACGATTTAGTCGTTAATTTCtttctacatgtatgttgttTTAAAGCACACATGATCATTTAGCCATGGAAAATCCACtatataaattattaaattattattaacatttttatttgtttctttatttacaaaataccaaaaaaaaacagcaaactgGTAAAAGTACATTACcaaagtattattattgttattaatgtagGTGAGTTTGTATGTAGGCCAGTTGACCAGAAAGTCCAAATGGGTTAGGGTTCGAAATGTACATATTGACAGTAAATTGTATGGTTTATCAAGTTTATTCTTAACTGaaattatttgttattttattgtctTGTTGTTTCAGTCCCCTGTTTCAACAGTAGTACAGTCAGCGGCATTTGCTTTATCCAATCTTGCACGAGGAGAACAAGTTGTCGCTGAAGAGATGCTGCATGCTGGAATAGTGTCTTCTATTCTCAGCTTACTCACCCCAGAAAAACACCTGGTAGATGTTGCCGGAGAAGTTGCTTGGGTGCTTTCATACTTAACAGCGAAGCCTGACTGTGTTCCAGTATTTGTCTCGAGTGGCATCATCACCATTCTTGTTCCTTTTTTGAATTCCCTTGCTCAGGAATCACCCCATAACAGCCAAGTAGTGACTCCATTGTTACGAAGTCTAGGTTAGATGACTGATGTGAAAAAGTAGTTAGTACGCATCTTCTTCTCAGTGTTCTTGACAAGAAACAGGTCTTGGGTCTAAAACTGgacatagaccactttcataaatggcgaacACCtagttacattcttttgtatttatgttaatgagacctactgccctcattttgaagcaaatattactttgaaatttgcttgttgtagcgaggctagaaaggcttattagcattaaaacaaaacatattttatttggccgccattatgaaagaggtctatagaaAGACACCTGAACCAATGACAGAAGTGATAGTCTTAAAAAGGCAAATAGAAATTCTAGTGTTGACTCCAACCATACCTACTAAAGTTAGCTAGAATACTGGAACTAATTTATTCTTGTTGTGGTCCATCTCAAACACCAAAATGGTGCTTTTTCAGTTTCAGAAAGTCTAGAAACAAGGATTTCAGTAATTATCCATAGATAATAATTTTCTAGGATAATCAGTGTTATAGGTTTTGCCAAAGGACAAGCCCAGACTCCCTGGAAGTGTGGTTGCTTTTCAGAGTTGATCCAGTATTCTTCAAAACTTAAATCTTGAACTTAACaagttattttataattttaattaGTAAACAAGAAAATATTGTGCTTTCTCAGGTAACATAGTGAGTGGACCTGATGAATATGGATCACTAGCTATGAAGAGTGGTGAATTAATCAATGCATTGATGTTGTACATGAAGTCAGCTCATCGTCACATAAAGAAAGAGAGTTTGTGGGTTTTGTCCAATCTAACGGCAGGACCAGCACAACACATTGACATGTTAATTCAAGCTGGAATATTACCTCTCATTGTAGAACTGTTGTCTGCAACATTTGACATCAAGAAAGAGGTTGGTTACTAAAGGCTTagggttaaaaaaaaaggaatttagtACACATGCGAGAGTGAACAATGCTGGACACTAACAATATTGTCTGCGCTAGATcccttttttttcgcaaaatgccAATAGTGTTCGATTGGTAATTGACGAAACAAGGCTCGCAAATTATTTTTATAGGCACTCTACCCTGGTAAGTTTTCTTGTTAGATAAACCAAATACTGGCTTACATATAACACAAGAATTTTGATGCCCTGTTTCGCAAAATACAATAGCGGTTGATTGGTAATCAACAAAACAGTGCTTAATTGTAATGCTGGCTTTGTCCTGGTACTAACCAATCACTTTTTCAGTGAAGTAAAGTGTCGAGTGAGAAGGGAAACATGATAACatcataaaaaaatgtaaacaaataggATTAGGTAAATATCCAAAAaaccaaaataaatgaataaagaaaaataaacttgtATCATTTCTGAATCtcagaaaacaatattttgttggAAGTAATTAGAATGTGATCATCTTGCTCTTCAAGAAATAACTTCGATAATTccagtttatttttctttctttgtttatttttcattttttggccatttatttatattttttttatgttcatGTTCTGGGAtgctttgaaatgttttgtgTTGCGAGTTTTGTGGAAGGTCTTTTAGCCTACATGGCAGGTGCTGGAATAGTTTAGGACACAATGCAGTGGGGAGCGAGAGATTACGATCGTGCGTCACCCATCACCGCGTATCTTCACTTTCGTGGTCAGAATgctgataaaaaaataataatagagaACAAACATTTGTTGCATCTGTAAGCCAGTATTTCGTTTGTCTAACAAGAAAATTTTCGAAGGCAGAACGCCTATAAAAATAATTTGCAAGTCTTGTTTCATCAATTACTAATCGACCGCTACTGGTATTTTGCGAAACAAGGGATTTACATGTAGTAAGGACAGTTTGCAAAGAGATAGCAAAACTGTCATGTCATCTGTAAGCCAGTTTTCGAAGAGAGGTCAAAATTCTTGTGTCATGTGTATGTCAGTACTTGGTTTATCTAACAAGAAAATTTACAAAGGCAGAGCACCTATAAAAATAATTTGCAAGCAGTGTTTCGTTGATTACTATACCGGTCAACCACCATTGGTATTTTGCGAAACAAGGGATCTAGCacagacaataataattgttagtgCCCGGGATTGTTCACTCTTGCATgtgaaataaatttcttttagtttgttttgttttgtttcgtggaaTACCGTTTAAGCTGTTGCTAAGTCCTTAAATTATCACTGTATTCAAAACACAATCAGGTGAAATTCGAAATTGAAAAGCCTTGTCAGAGGCATATCTATGAAAGAAGGAAGTGAATAACAGTATGTCATTCTATGGAGTTTTGGTTGTTGAATTTTCATCTTTGTTGAAGTTAAACTTTCCTCAAATCAGATGACAACCCCAATGTTATGAGTGGCAAAGAACACTAACCCTAGATAAAGATGAGTACACAATCGATTGCAATATTGACGCaagatattcttttattttttgtccAGTCAAGATCATTGAAGATACTTTTCCCAGTAAGGATAATTCaattaaaataaagtaaaataaaatacaatattatTTCTAAACTATCCTGCTGTACATACATTTatacattttcttttaattaaggcCTTTTAAATTGTAGCTTATTTGCTtatctatttatctatttatttgttgtaaatttatttgtaataagtatattgtcactgaaaagccctgaAGGGGGAgtgtcaataaattattgtattgtattgaaagTTGGACAAATTATTGACCAGTGACTTAATTATCACTTAAATTTATTTCTTGCAACAGGCTGCTATTTGTGTGTGCAATGTTTCCTACCATGGACCAAGTTATCTAAGTACTGTTTTAGAGTTAGGTGTCATGGATGCATTTGTCAACATTCTCAAGTCACCTGACCAAGACACAATTGTCACTGGTCTTCAGTTTGTTGAGATGGCTCTAAGAAATGTTCCAGCTTCCAAAGAAATGTTTGAGATTGCCAAGGGAGTGGCCTGTCTGGAGGCATTAGAGTACAGTTGTAATGGAACAGTGTCTCAgtatgcaaatgaattaattgacacTTACTTTATGGAAGAAGAGTCAGATGGGGAGAGAGTGAGTGATGGGAGCGAAGACAATATGCAGGTCTTTGAGACATAGGagttaccctggatgccagaggtttttctctcttagagcgaCGGAATCCATTGCtctaaagagagaaaaaactcCGGCTTCCAGGGTACGCTTTAATAAATATACATCTTTCTGTTTCGCTCAAGCATCGTGCTTTAATAAGAGCGAGAAAACCTTTACATCAATCTCTTTCTCTCTTAAAAAAGAGATCTTTTTCTTTGACGCTTCAGAAAGGAAAAGAGGAACTTGGAAagcgactgcgtatccgcgtatccactctCAGTATATGCTTTCTAACCTCGTATGCAACCTTTTAAGGGGTACGGCCTCGATGTGGCgaggtattctgcagttaagtcTGTAATTttactaattaaaaaataaaaacccgAAAGCTCTTTTACAAGAGTGGAACGTAAGGcctaccctggattccagaggttattttctcgcaatgaaaagagcgacaaacctcttttgtcgctcttttcatagcgagaaaataacctctggaatccagggtacgTAAGGTCCGGTTCAagcgt
It includes:
- the LOC138032529 gene encoding uncharacterized protein codes for the protein MALNEKYSSEQKKKMDRRDQYKSCGVNVVPLRNKRRDQEVELRKEKREKLLSSKRIRFSEIESDCDGEDYTADQVKDLARAIQKSDNNNLNNLKILRKAFSQGSELISCFLKEDNSLRAMVGHLTSNNAHFQLEAAWCITNLATGVHEDTLKVLKASAAYLITYLSGQNVQLQDQCAWALGNFSGDSQECRNILRAQGIVVPMVNLLKSPVSTVVQSAAFALSNLARGEQVVAEEMLHAGIVSSILSLLTPEKHLVDVAGEVAWVLSYLTAKPDCVPVFVSSGIITILVPFLNSLAQESPHNSQVVTPLLRSLGNIVSGPDEYGSLAMKSGELINALMLYMKSAHRHIKKESLWVLSNLTAGPAQHIDMLIQAGILPLIVELLSATFDIKKEAAICVCNVSYHGPSYLSTVLELGVMDAFVNILKSPDQDTIVTGLQFVEMALRNVPASKEMFEIAKGVACLEALEYSCNGTVSQYANELIDTYFMEEESDGERVSDGSEDNMQVFET